In Shewanella psychrotolerans, the genomic stretch TTATTTAATCCTCCCCCTGCCACTCCTGAATCGGTGAAAGAGTCATTAAACAGGGCATTCTCCATTTGTTGGAGCGATATTCCAGCCAGTTGTAATGTGTTACGCGTGACTGTTGAGGTATTGCTTAAAGATCTATGGCCACATGTGCAGCAGGTTATTGAGGGCAGAAATCTAGGCAAGAAAATAAAAGCATTGAAAGAAAAAGAAGCAGGTAATCCCCCGTTGCTCGAGGTGCTGAACTTTTTAGAGGCGATTAAATGGTTGGGTAATAGTGGCAGCCATGATGGAGAGTTGGAAGAACAAGATCTCGCGGTTGCTTTTGATATCATGGAACAAGTTTTAACTAAGCTTTATATTAAAGAAAGTAAGCCCGTTGGAGCATGGGTCAGTATGATTGTCGGTAAGGAAGGAAGTCCGATGTAAACCTTATTGATAAAAAGGATTTTAAATGAAAAAACTGTTTGTGCTACTTATCTCCTTATCGGTGGCCTATGTCCTTATTCCTGTCAGTGTTAACGGCTCACTCTACGTTGTCACCAACTCATCGGCGGTTGTTCCTATGCCGATGACTGAGCTGAAAGTCTATCCATTGAAAGCCTTCCGTACAGCGCTGTATGAGAAGCAAAACTACGTTAACGAGCATTGTGTAGCGCTGCCAAATAAAGTCGAAGTTGAGCGGGCCTATCTCCTAAACGGCCCAGACAAAGACAATGCCAAGGAGTCCTTTGAGCGCATTGTTGCTTGCGAAACCCAGACCCTGTTAAACGGCATCGACATACCGGCTATCGAGACGCTAATAACCAGCAAGGAGGGGGAGTTCACCTTTCAGATGCCGCGCTTTGATAGTGTTGTTATTATGGGCAGCGCCAAGAGGCAGCTGGCCTTTACCGATGAAAGCTATCAGTGGATAAAGGTGGTCAACGCAGGACACGGTATGTCAGCCGATATCGAGCTGAATAACACAGATTTGGTCGGGAATCTCGACGTTAGAAACATCCAGCTATAATTATGTTCAAACGATAGAAAAGGAAGTTGTATGAAATATGATTTACGCCTTAGTCAAATATTTTGTCGTGATTATCTAAAAACACTAAAATGGTATGAGCCTTTATTAGATGCTGTAAAAAGATATATTAAAGAAGAGGGTTTAGACCTGCTTTTTGCCGAAACCCCTGAGTTATTTAGTATTGCTGGTTATGAGTTTAAGAGTTCTGTTAAGCCGTATATAGTCAATGAGAAAGTATACATGAAAGTAGGCTTTCATTTGTTGGATGATGATAATGTACTTTCGGAAAAAGTCTGTGTGTGCCTTTATATTGATAAAGCGGGAGTGGTAACCTTTTCATTTAAAGACGGTTATCCAGTAAGAACGAGCTTAGCAAGTGATGATGGTTTCGAAGATGAAGCTTATCGTTTCCATGACGAGATATTAGAACCCCTTGCTAGTCAGTTTTTTGAATCGTTTTCTAAATAAGTATCATTAGCAACATTCACTAATCCCGAAACCTTTCCAATCCGATCCGAGTCAATGAGCCGAGACAATGAACCTATGTTCCTTGTCTCGGTTTTTTTATGGACTCACAACACCTTACCCTGTACCGCTGCTACTTTCCGCACGGCACCTTTGGCGAACTCAAAGACGCTGGTGGCAATACTATTGCCGTTACGGTCGAATGCCCCTGGTTAAATAACCAAAAAGGTAAGAGTTGTATCCCTGAGGGTACGTATCAAATACGCCGCCATCAAAGCCCGAGTAAGGGGATTTGCCTAGCCATTGAGGCCCCAACGCTTGGCGTTACCCTATATGGCCCTAGCCAACGCACCCACTGCTTAATCCATGTGGCCAATTGCGCCAGCGAGCTGCAAGGTTGTATCGCTTCTGGTGAATCCTTTGGTGTTGTTGGCAAAGAGTGGGGCGTTTTGCAAAGCCGTGACTCACTTGAAAAGCTATTAGCTTTGGTCGGTGAGCAAACCTACACCTTAGTGGTTAGGGGGCAATGATGCGATACACCAACCATTGCCAAATTAAAAGCGCGGTAAATAGCTCACCCATAGCGCCGACTCTGTCTAATCAAAGCCAGCCAAAACGTATTAAAAATCGGGTGTATCGCCAGTGTGCCAAAGACGGCTTTAACGCACGTTTACAAGCAGAATTAGCGGGTGAAATGCCCACCGTTCCACGGTTATATAGCCACCATAAAACCCGCCAAAGTTATTTTAACAAGGGCTGGCATGCGGTAACCGCCATGCACATTTTGCAGGCTAAGCGTAAAGCGCAGGTCACACCCACCGCTGAACAGTCGACCACTTGCCCACATTAAGGACATATCATGGACCCCCTCACTTTAACCGCCATTGCCTCGACCCTGATAAAAACGGGGCCAGATCTTATCCGTGGTATTGGTCGCTTTTTCGATGATGACAAACAAGAGACCGCCAACAAGGTGGCTAACTTAGTCGATATCGCTGCTGGTAAGCCTAATCCAGAGCAAGCGCTTAATCAGGCATTAACTTCTCTGTCACCAGTAGAGCTATTAGAGCTTAAATCGGTAGCCGTCCAATGTGAGGTTGAGCTTGCGCGCATTGCCGCGACTCGCGATACCACCTTGCATCAGCAAACCCAGCAGACAATTCAAAACGGTGACAACAGCACTAATCCTTACGTTAATAAGACTCGCCCTTATATGGCGCGGCTCTCAGGTTATATCACCGGGATTTATGTACTTGGTCTCGATGGTGCTGCTGCATTTGATAAAGGCTCTGGTGCCTCTTTAGATATGGCCATGTTGTTGGTTGCACCGCTACTGGCTTACATGGGGCTGCGTGAAATCGGCAAATGGCGTCAAGGGGCCAGTACCGTTAGCGGCATTGCCAGCAGTCTAGGGCAGTTATTTAAACGCGGTAAAGCAGGAGCCTAGATGAAAGCTGATGATTGGGCTAGTGACCTTGAAATGCGTGAGCGTGAAAGCTGTATTAAGCGTGCTCGCCAGCCATTAGCAACAGGCAATGGCATTTGTGTGGATTGCTTAGAGGCGGTTGAACCTGAGCGCGTTACAGCATTGCGTTGTATCAGTTGCCAGCAAGATGAAGATTTACGAATGCGCCAACGAAATGGAGGTCGCCGTGCTTGATTTTTTTGTGAAGTATTGGGTGCAAATCTATGCCTTTATCTCGCTTGCACTGCTGATCGCCAATTGGTTTCTCGCCAAAACATACGCCAAAACCGACTCGATAGAATTACTCGAAAAGCGGGTCACCAAACTTGAGTTCGGTGCCGAACACTCACCCAGTAAAGAAGATTTTCACCAACTCGAAAACCGGATGGTGGAAGTCCATGCCCAACTGACTGCCATTGCGCCACAGCTAAAAAGTCTGCAGCGAATGACAGAGATGTTGACCGAAAACGAACTCAGGGAAAAGTAGCCAGGAGAAAACATGTCACTCATAGAGATTAAAAACGAACACCAGCGCCGCAGCATATTGACGGCGCTGAGTGCCATGGTGGGCTTTGGGGCTAACCATTCGATGGTACGCGACACCTGCGCCAGTTTTGGCGTAGAGATGAGCAACGATACCATAAAAAACCAGCTGTACTGGCTGGAAGAGCAAGGCTTAGTCAGTGTCAAAACCCAAGGCAATTACCTGATCGCCGAGCTTAAAGCACGCGGCCAAGATGTGGTCGATGGCCTAACGTTTGTGCCAGGCATCAAGCGTCCAAGCGCTGGGGAGTGATCATGGCTATGAAACCGTTAACCTCAGCGCAGAAGAAAGCCATATACCATGTGGCATTGGCGCTGGTTGTGGCCGATATGGAAGAACAAGTCATTAAGCCTATGACGCTTAAGGAAGGTAAACCGTTTAAAAAAGGCGATTTCAGTAAAGTTTATTTCAGAAAAGTACCTCAAGTTGGTCAAGCCGAGCGCGCACTGAGAAAAGCAGTGGCCGCAGCACAGCGTGATATTGCTATATCGTTTAAACACAAAGGGAGCTGATGATGACTGCTGCTAACAAAACAGACAGCCCCACCCGAGGTCGCCGCTCTAAGGTTGATCTACTGCCAGATGACATTCGCAAAATCTTAGACTCTGGCTTGCGCGATGGATCCATTACCCAAATTGAGCTGCTCGATGAGATTAATGCCCTCATTAAGGCGGCAGGCTTACCCGAAGACCAGCAGCTGTCGCGCGCGGGGATCAATCGTTATGCCACCAAGATGGAGGCCGTGGGTAAAAGCCTGCGCGAGATGCGAGAGATCACCCAAGTATGGACGGCAGAGCTAGGCGATAAGCCCACAGGCGAAGTGACCAAACTGATATTAGAGATGGCCCGTTCGCAACTGTTTAAAGCCCTATTAAACGAAGACGGTGAAGCCGCCGATGTGGGCATGATTAAAGATGCCATGCTCGCGGTGCAGCGGCTTGAAAGCGCGGCCATGGCTAGCCATAAGCGCGAGAAAGAGATCCGTAAACTGTTTGCCGAAGAAGCGGCCAATACCGCCGAGAAGGTGGCTAAATCCGCTGGTTTAACCGCCGATGCGGTGAGCCTGCTTAAGAAAGAAATCTTGGGGATCGCCTAATGGTCAGTGTTAATACCACTAAGCCCGCATTTGACCCAGCGCTTGATCCTGAATATCAGGCCTGCTGTCTGCGAGTGTTTGATCCCAAGGAGGTATTACTCGGATACCAAAAGCGCTGGATAGCGGATGAGTCACAACTCAAGCTGGCCGAAAAATCGCGCCGTACAGGCTTAACCTGGGCCGAGGCGGCTGATGCATCCTTAACCGCTGGCGCGGCTCGCGGCCAAGGTGGTACCAATCACTTTTATGTCGGTTCTAATAAAGAGATGGCGCGTGAATTTATCGACGCTGCCGCCATGTGGGCCAAGGTGTTTGACAAAGCCGCAGGCGATATCCAAGAAGAGATCTTTATCGATGAGGGCCAAGACGGCAAAGAGATCTTAACCTTTGCCATTTACTTTGCCTCGGGTTTTAAGATCCAAGCGTTATCAAGTAATCCCTCTAACCTGCGTGGTATGCAGGGTAATGTCACCATAGATGAAGCGGCGTTTCATGACCGTTTAGCCGAGGTACTTAAGGCGGCGCTGGCGCTGACCATGTGGGGCGCAAAGGTGCGTTTAATCTCAACCCATAATGGCATCGACAACCTGTTTAACGAGCTGATTAATGATTCCCGTGCGGGTAAAAAAGATTACAGCATTCACCGAATAACCCTTGATGATGCCTGTGCTGAGGGCTTATATAAACGCATTTGCCAGGTGCGAGGGATCGAGTGGAGCCAAGCAGAAGAAGATGGCTGGAAAGCCGCCTTGCTAAAAGCCACGGCGACAGAAGAGGATGCCTTAGAAGAATATGGCTGCGTGCCTAAATCGGGTGGCGGCGCTTACCTTAACCGCGCCTTGATTGAAGCGCGTATGGCCAGTATTGGTGACAGCGGCCCTGTTATTCGCCTAGCGAAAAAAGATGACTTTGGTCAGTGGCCAGAGAACCTGCGCGCCGCTGAGATTTTGCAGTGGTGCGAAGATGAGCTAAAGCCAATACTCGATAGCCTAGATCCCACTCGCCCCCATGTCTTTGGCGAGGATTTTGCCCGCAGCGGAGACTTAACGGTGATCGACGTGGGTGAGATAGCCCAAGACTTGCACATCAAAGTAAAGCTGCAAGTGGAGTTAAAAAACATTCCGTTTCGGCAGCAAGAGCAGATCCTGTTTTATATCATCGACCGCTTGCCTCGGCTGCGTGGTGGCGGCATGGATGCGCGCGGTAACGGCCAAGCCTTGGCAGAGTATGCACAAGACCGTTATGGCACCGAGGTGATCGAGTGCGTCATGTTGTCTGAAGCCTTTTATCGTGAGCAGATGCCACGCTTTAAAAGTCATTTTGAAGACGGGTTAATCACCATCCCTAGGGATGATGACACCAGCACCGACCTGCGAGCGCTTGCCATTAACCGCCGAGGTACTCCATGCCTAGGCGATGTGCGCACAGGGCAGGAAAAAGAGCGCCATGGTGATGCGGCCATTAGTCTATTTTTGATGGTTTACGCTGCCACCCTCGACGGTGCCCCTATCGAATTTACTCCAATTCCCAAAAATGATCATCGCAATCCCAATGCGCGTGCCAATGAAGATGACACTCAATCACAGCGAGGTTGCTGGTAATGCAAGAGAGAACAAGCCAGATATTAGATGCCACAGGTCGCCCGTTTAAACACCGCGACGCCAAGGCGCTACAAACTGATGATGTGCGTATTACGGGGCTGCACCGTACCTTTAGTAGCCACCCGTCGAGCGGTTTAACACCCGCCTATGCGGCCGAAATACTGCAAGCAGCAGAGCAGGGTGATCTTATTGCCCAGTGCGAGTTAGCCGAAGATATCGAAGAGAAAGACGGCCACCTTTACGCCGAACTCGACAAGCGTAAACGCGCCTTAATCGGCGTGGATTATTACTTAACCCCACCACGTAACCCCAGCGCACAAGAGAAAGCCGATACCGAGTACCTGCAAGAGATGCTCGAAGAGGGCAACTGGATAAAGAGCCTGCTTAAGTCGATGGCTGACGCCATTTTAAAAGGTTTTAGCATGCACGAACTCGCCTGGACGCGAGAGCTGGGTGAATGGTTTATCGAGGTGCCAGAGTATCGCGATCCTTCCTGGTTTATGACTCATCCTGAAAACCGTAATGAGCTGCGTCTGCGTGATGCCAGCCATCAAGGCGCTGAGCTATGGCCCTTTGGTTGGATTAAACACACTCATCAGGCTAAATCAGGTTACATCAGCCGTGGTGGCTTAGTGCGGCAATTGGTGTGGCCCTTTATTTTTAAAAACTACAGCGTGCGCGACTTGGCAGAGTTCCTTGAGATCTACGGCTTACCGCTGCGCATTGGTCAGTATCCTAGTGGTGCCAACGACGATGAAAAGCGCGCCTTGCTGCAGGCGGTAATGAGCATTGGCCATAACGCGGGTGGCATTATGCCCAAAGGCATGGTGATGGATTTCGAGAGTGCAGCCCAAGGACAAGCCGATCCATTTGACTTAATGATAAGCTGGGCTGAGAAGACCATGAGTAAGGTGATTTTAGGTGGCACCTTAACCTCACAGGCCGATGGCAAAAGCTCAACCAATGCCTTGGGTAATGTACACAACGAGGTGCGCCAAGAGCTGCGCGACTCAGACTTAGCCCAGCTGGCCGAAACCTTAACCCGTGATTTAGTTGCGCCGCTGTATGCCCTGAATTGCAAGAGCTATCAGAGCCATCGACGTCACCCGCGTTTAGTGTTTGATACCACAGAGGCAGAAGATTTGCGGGCACTGGCCTATCCGCTGCGGGCGTTCGTCAGCATGGGCATGCAGATCCCCCAAGATTGGCTACACGAAAAGACCCGTATTCCTAAGCCTGCCAATGGTGAGGCTGTGCTGCAAATTCAGCAAGAAGATCCTAATGCTACCGCTGCTGGCCAAACAGCGTTAGCGGCTTTGGCGGCTCAATCGGATAAGGCATTGCCCCGCGACCCAAGCCAAACCGCGCTCGATACCGCTCTCGATGCACTCACCCAAGGGCAGATGAGCGAAGCCTACATGGCGATGGTTGAGCCATTAATTGGTCAACTTAATAGCGAACCGGAGCAGCTGCGCGCGCGACTTAAACAAGACTATCCTGGCATGGACAGTGAGCAGCTTAGCGATATGCTGGCGCGCTTGATGTTTGTCGCCGAGTTATGGGGCATGGCTAATGCCTAAAAAAAAAGTGCCTAAACAAGCCGCTAAAGGCAAAGGTAAAATTGATTTAAGCATCGCCATTAATATGCCACCGAGTGATGCAGTGGCGTATTTTCGCGCCAAGGGTTATGCCATCAGCGACGATTGGCAAGATGTATGGACTCGCGCCCATGCCCGGGCGTTTACGGTAGCCAAGGCAGCAGAGATGGATGTGCTCACTGCGATCCGTAATGAGGTGGATGCCGCCCTAAGTCAGGGCTTAACTGCTAAGCAGTTTCAGACAAACCTTAAACCCCAGCTTGAAAAACTGGGCTGGTGGGGCAAACAAGAGGTTAATGGCCGTGAGGTGCAACTGGGTAGCCCGTACCGACTAAACACCATCTATCGTCAAAACCTGCAAACCGCTTATATGGCTGGGCGCTATCGGCGCATGCTGTCACGCACTAAGATCCACCCTTATTGGCAGTATGTCGCTATTGATGACGGCCAAACACGGCCAGCCCATGCACGGCTTCATGGTAAGGTATTTCGTTTTGACGATCCTATATGGGACATCATCTATCCCCCTAACGGCTGGGGCTGTCGTTGCCGCGTTCGGGCATTAACTGAGGCACAGGTTAAGGCCATGGGGCTAACTGTCGAAAATGGCGAGGGCTACATCAACCGCTTTGATACCGAGACAATGGCAGCCAGTACGGGCGAATTAATCAGTGTGGCTCACGCGCGTATCGACCTGCCCGATGGCAGTAGCATGAGTCCAGATATCGGCTGGGCCTATAGTCCAGGGGAGGCCGCGTTTGGTACCGATGTGGCGGTTGCTAAAAAGCTTGGCACTATTCAATCCCTCGATACCCGCGCGCAGTTTATTCAAAGCCTCAATAACAGCCCTTTACGTCAGGCACAGTTTGCCCAATGGGCTGATGAAGTGCTAGCCGTAAACAAAGAGCTAAAGCGCCCAGGACTCAACGTACAAGCGCTGGGGTTTATGACCCCCTCGATACAAGCGGCGGTCACTAGCCGATTAGGCAAAGAGCCTGCTGCATTGCTGGCTATCACTGAAAAGTCACTTGTTAGCCAAGCTAAGCGCACCTTAACGCAGGCGCAGTATCGTATGTTGCCCGTGATGCTGGCTAAGCCCGAGGCGGTGCTGTGGGACAGCAAACACCGCGCTGTACTGTATGTGTACCCAGATAGCAGTGATCAGTTTAAGGTGGTGATCAATACGGGGTGGGATAGCAATGCATCTCCATCGGTGGAGCATCAGGTTGATGCGTTTAAACTGCCATTAAGCCAGTTACAAAGTGGTGACTACGAGCTGCTTGAGGGTAGCCTAGCTGCGAGTAACAACTCATGACTAAGATAGATATCGCTTTTGAATCAAGCTTAATGACTCAGGTACTTGGCGATCTGCTGGATAAGTTTGACGACTTAAGTGAGCCGATGAATGATATCGCAGCAATACTTGAGTCAGCCACCGAAGGCGCATTTGAGGCTGAGGCCGATCCCGTAAGCGGCGCGCCTTGGCCATCATTGAGTGATAACTACCTTAAAGCCAATCCCAAACGCATTGGCGGCAAGATGCTGCAAGCCAGTGCGGGTGGATTAGCTGCCAGTATTAGCGCCGACAGTGGTGACTTTTGGGCGTCGATTGGCAGCAACAAGATCTATGCCGCCATCCATCATTTTGGTGGTACCGACGATATGCCCGCCGCGCCAGCCGCTGTGCCTGCTCGCCCATACATGGGGTTATCTGCAGAGGAGCAGCAGAGCATATTGGTTATCATGACCGACTTTTGGAGTAAGGTTTAGAGTGCTGTTTTCCCTTCAGCTATTCTGGCGTGGAGGCTCTCTAATAGGCCTTTGATATTTTCATTTGGTTGAAAATGATGGTATCTGCCAAGCAGTGATACCGCATTCACTAAATAGGGTAATGCATAAAGCTGTGAGTTGGATTCTTTTGAGTATTCAAGACATAAGTAGGCAAGCTGGATAAGTTGAATTTCCAATGCCCTGCCTACGTTCTGAACTGGATTAGAGGCCTGACGATGAAAAAGAGTACCTAGTTGAGTTAAATGGCTTTTAGCGTAATCCTCATTGTTTAATATAGCTCTATAGGTAATAACCTTCTCACCTCTGCTAAAAACGGGAGCAGCAAGATGGTCATTGATGATACCAAGCTGTACGCTTAATACTCCCCGTAATTCATTCAATTTTGCTTCTTGCTTTAAATGGGCCACTTGAGCTTCCATTGCTAGTCTACTTAGTGATGTTTCCTCTTTAGTCTCAGCCAGTTCTTGACGTGTTAGAGCTAGCTCTTGTCGTGACAGGGATAGCTCATCTCGTTGCATTTTGAGGGACCAAACAAGTAGGCCGACGGTAGCAAATCCTAGAACTGGATTAAGCACTCCCCCAACATAGTCACCGAAAGCGCCAAAGTCAGCTTGATTACCCCAGCTACCGCTGAAGTTCATAAAATAGAGCGCAAGAATACATGCACCTAGTAGGGCAAGCAGAATGATTAACCACTTAAATGAGAAGTCGTTGTTCACATCGGGTCTGATTTGCTGTTGGATAGCGTCTTGCTCTTGCTTTGAGTGATTGGTTGTCATGTGCCTTCCTTGGGGGGACAAAATAGATGTCCATGATTCTACGTCGTCAGTCATAGCATATCAAAACCTAAAACGTCTCAGCAGCGATTTAAGCCTTGCTTTGTACTACTGACTATCATGGCTCACAGTGAGAGGGATTAACCGATTTAAGGGAGATTTAAACGGGTTTTAAAGTAGGTTATTGAATGCTTGCTAATGCTTTTAGTGTTACTTTTGATTGGTTACTGGTAAAATGCGGGTACGCCATAAACCACTAATAATAAAGCGACGTAGAGCAAAATTAAGGATAGTTATGCATTCAATCAGCATGTATTCAGTTTCTGTCAGGGATCGAGCAGTAAGAAACGCAGATAACAAAAATGGTAATTTAGAGTTAAGTAACTTAAGAGGAAAAGACTTATTAGTCTATTTAAAGACCTTTCTGAAAGATAGAGAGAAAGATTACTTCAAACTAGTGGACTCTGCTGGCAATGAGATTAACTCTGTATTCAAAACCACCCAAACAACTGTTGATGATAGATTTATTTCGGGGTGGGTTGAGTATGGGCATTATGGTGTTCCGGGTAAGCTCATCAACGTAGATAATTCAAATAATGTTTTTAAAAAATCGAAGAGTGATAGTGATATAAGTCACTTATATTACTGCTTCTATATACCGAAAGGCAGCCATTATGGTGTTGCCTTGTTTCACAAGATAGGTACTGTTGGGGCCAAAAGCGTTATTGAGGACTTGTTTAATGAAGATAATGAGTTTCCAAATTGGTCTAAAGGGCTAAAACTTAGGATTAAGCCCTTAACACGTGAAACTGATGTAAGAAATTGGATGAGGAAAGCACAAGTTAAAAAAATTGTTCTTGAAAAGTTCAAGGATAAAGATCAATTTTCTGATGTAGCCAATAAGTTATCAAAGGATGCTCACATGAGTATGACTATAACTGCCCCAAGAGGTGATTTTCTTGGCTCACTTTTCGATTGGAACAGTGCCGATTATTCAGAAACCGTTGAGTTGCTTGAAGATATGTGTGCTGAAGTGAAAACAGAGATTGATGTATCAGGGAAAAGAAGGATGACTACACTTTCCAACCAAGGTACAGAGTCTAAAATTGATATCACAAGTGCTGATGTAAAGATGACAGATAATTTTCCTCGTTTTTCATCGATTGATACGTTTGCAAAATCTCTTGCGAAAGACTTATCAAGCTCATTTTAATAAGGTTAGGGAGGCGTGATGACAAGTAAAGTCAATATAAATCAAGTTATCCGTAGGCATTTCGATACCTTTAAAGATAAGGAGATGCATTACAAGCCTGTAGATTTATTTTTGTTCTTTGGTATCCCAGGAATACTATCGTTAACTGCTTGTTTTTATAGTTACGAGTTTACGCAAGCTGTTATTAGCAATCTAATTAATATTGAAGCTTTGTTGTCTGGCTTGCTGCTTAATTTATTAGTATTGGTCTACTCATTGAAAGAACGTACACCTAAAGTTAATGTAGAGGTAGAAGGATGGAAAGAGCTTCAACTCAAGCATCAGGTAGTTAATGAGGTGTTTTTCAATGTAGCCTTTTCAACTTTGACTGGGTTTATTATGTTAATTCTGACGGTGTTACATAACTTTGCTGACGGAATTAGCATTAAAGGAGTTTACCTTAATGGTAATGTTATTGATCCATTGATTATATTTTTTGGATTTAACTTAATATTGAACTTCATGATGATTATTAAAAGGATTTCAGCTCTTTTTTGTAATGAAGGTGATTAAGAATTTAACTAATCCCGAAACCTTTCCAATCCGCTAGGTAAGCCACCTAAGCAAAAATGGGCACTCCAATGTTATTGAGAGTGCCTTTTTTATGCCAGCAACATCGACCGCTTTTGGTTTCGCCGCCCTAAGCAGCCAGCTAAACGCTAACACTGAAACTGCCTTTGTGGTGGCCGAAGATGGTTATATTCAGGCGCTGCCTGATGGCCTGTTTGCGTCGGTAGATGGTCGACCAGCCGATGTAAAAAGTGGCAAGTGGCTAATGGATGCCACCGCCTTTGCTGCGCTGCAGGCAAATACCCCGCATAAATCCGGTGATCTGGTTATCGACTACGAACACCAAACCCTCAACAAAGAAAAAAACGGCCAACCCGCCCCCGCTGCAGGTTGGTTCGGTATCGATGATGTGCAATATCGACAGGGCGAAGGTTTATTCATAAAGCCGCGCTTTACCGATAACG encodes the following:
- a CDS encoding DUF4145 domain-containing protein; this encodes MESKELNVDALQYRFHRFKNTFTLNNRFAPWSCPHCSTGKLVVKKENFLCEDVTSYHLKEVTLQYSGFFLCNYCAHKTFSTGVGTVNYYSGYDHGTNEYTDLEITEYTPQFFAPAVKLFNPPPATPESVKESLNRAFSICWSDIPASCNVLRVTVEVLLKDLWPHVQQVIEGRNLGKKIKALKEKEAGNPPLLEVLNFLEAIKWLGNSGSHDGELEEQDLAVAFDIMEQVLTKLYIKESKPVGAWVSMIVGKEGSPM
- a CDS encoding DUF5675 family protein, translated to MDSQHLTLYRCYFPHGTFGELKDAGGNTIAVTVECPWLNNQKGKSCIPEGTYQIRRHQSPSKGICLAIEAPTLGVTLYGPSQRTHCLIHVANCASELQGCIASGESFGVVGKEWGVLQSRDSLEKLLALVGEQTYTLVVRGQ
- a CDS encoding DUF2730 family protein; this translates as MLDFFVKYWVQIYAFISLALLIANWFLAKTYAKTDSIELLEKRVTKLEFGAEHSPSKEDFHQLENRMVEVHAQLTAIAPQLKSLQRMTEMLTENELREK
- a CDS encoding VpaChn25_0724 family phage protein, whose product is MSLIEIKNEHQRRSILTALSAMVGFGANHSMVRDTCASFGVEMSNDTIKNQLYWLEEQGLVSVKTQGNYLIAELKARGQDVVDGLTFVPGIKRPSAGE
- a CDS encoding DUF3486 family protein; its protein translation is MMTAANKTDSPTRGRRSKVDLLPDDIRKILDSGLRDGSITQIELLDEINALIKAAGLPEDQQLSRAGINRYATKMEAVGKSLREMREITQVWTAELGDKPTGEVTKLILEMARSQLFKALLNEDGEAADVGMIKDAMLAVQRLESAAMASHKREKEIRKLFAEEAANTAEKVAKSAGLTADAVSLLKKEILGIA
- a CDS encoding DUF935 domain-containing protein codes for the protein MQERTSQILDATGRPFKHRDAKALQTDDVRITGLHRTFSSHPSSGLTPAYAAEILQAAEQGDLIAQCELAEDIEEKDGHLYAELDKRKRALIGVDYYLTPPRNPSAQEKADTEYLQEMLEEGNWIKSLLKSMADAILKGFSMHELAWTRELGEWFIEVPEYRDPSWFMTHPENRNELRLRDASHQGAELWPFGWIKHTHQAKSGYISRGGLVRQLVWPFIFKNYSVRDLAEFLEIYGLPLRIGQYPSGANDDEKRALLQAVMSIGHNAGGIMPKGMVMDFESAAQGQADPFDLMISWAEKTMSKVILGGTLTSQADGKSSTNALGNVHNEVRQELRDSDLAQLAETLTRDLVAPLYALNCKSYQSHRRHPRLVFDTTEAEDLRALAYPLRAFVSMGMQIPQDWLHEKTRIPKPANGEAVLQIQQEDPNATAAGQTALAALAAQSDKALPRDPSQTALDTALDALTQGQMSEAYMAMVEPLIGQLNSEPEQLRARLKQDYPGMDSEQLSDMLARLMFVAELWGMANA
- a CDS encoding phage head morphogenesis protein, with translation MPKKKVPKQAAKGKGKIDLSIAINMPPSDAVAYFRAKGYAISDDWQDVWTRAHARAFTVAKAAEMDVLTAIRNEVDAALSQGLTAKQFQTNLKPQLEKLGWWGKQEVNGREVQLGSPYRLNTIYRQNLQTAYMAGRYRRMLSRTKIHPYWQYVAIDDGQTRPAHARLHGKVFRFDDPIWDIIYPPNGWGCRCRVRALTEAQVKAMGLTVENGEGYINRFDTETMAASTGELISVAHARIDLPDGSSMSPDIGWAYSPGEAAFGTDVAVAKKLGTIQSLDTRAQFIQSLNNSPLRQAQFAQWADEVLAVNKELKRPGLNVQALGFMTPSIQAAVTSRLGKEPAALLAITEKSLVSQAKRTLTQAQYRMLPVMLAKPEAVLWDSKHRAVLYVYPDSSDQFKVVINTGWDSNASPSVEHQVDAFKLPLSQLQSGDYELLEGSLAASNNS
- a CDS encoding phage virion morphogenesis protein, whose translation is MTKIDIAFESSLMTQVLGDLLDKFDDLSEPMNDIAAILESATEGAFEAEADPVSGAPWPSLSDNYLKANPKRIGGKMLQASAGGLAASISADSGDFWASIGSNKIYAAIHHFGGTDDMPAAPAAVPARPYMGLSAEEQQSILVIMTDFWSKV